Proteins from a genomic interval of Lolium perenne isolate Kyuss_39 chromosome 1, Kyuss_2.0, whole genome shotgun sequence:
- the LOC127294074 gene encoding putative pectinesterase 10, with protein sequence MTKLGVSTPLATLVLAIGAVALALTATAPRGCDAAGGVVRSIFVNNKQPADFKSVQAAIDSIPLGNNQWIRIHVAAGVYFEKVLVPLNKSFILLEGEGKDQTFIEWADHAGGDTVTASSPTFTSYPTDFMARDISFKNTYDGVSNMAPAVAALVAGDRSSFYRCGFISVQDTLSDLFGRHYYENCYIEGSTDFIFGNGQTIFQGCEVSTGRSTVTPGFITAHGRNSAQDGTGFVFNGGKVSGVTPAYLGRAWRAYARVIFYQTDMSDIVVSQGWDAWNYKGQEGSLTMVESGCTGKGSNTTGRVPWEKTLSSQEIANFVNVSYVSADGWLAAQPR encoded by the exons ATGACGAAGCTTGGGGTAAGTACCCCACTGGCTACACTGGTCTTAGCCATTGGAGCTGTGGCGCTAGCTCTCACGGCTACCGCGCCTCGAGGCTGCGACGCTGCAGGGGGCGTGGTGAGGAGCATCTTCGTGAACAATAAGCAGCCTGCCGATTTCAAGTCCGTCCAAGCCGCCATCGACTCCATCCCTTTGGGCAACAACCAGTGGATCCGAATCCATGTCGCCGCCGGCGTTTACTT CGAGAAGGTGTTGGTGCCCTTGAACAAGAGCTTCATCCTGCTGGAGGGCGAGGGGAAGGACCAGACGTTCATCGAATGGGCCGACCATGCCGGCGGGGACACCGTCACGGCCAGCTCCCCGACCTTCACCTCCTATCCCACCGACTTCATGGCCCGCGACATCAGCTTCAAG AACACGTACGACGGGGTGAGCAACATGGCGCCTGCGGTGGCGGCGTTGGTGGCCGGAGACCGGTCGTCGTTCTACCGGTGCGGCTTCATCAGCGTCCAGGACACGCTGAGCGACCTGTTCgggaggcactactacgagaactgcTACATCGAAGGCTCCACGGACTTCATCTTCGGCAACGGCCAAACCATCTTCCAG GGTTGCGAGGTGTCGACGGGGAGGTCGACGGTGACGCCGGGCTTCATCACGGCCCACGGGCGGAACAGTGCACAAGACGGCACCGGGTTCGTGTTTAACGGGGGCAAGGTGAGCGGTGTCACGCCGGCGTACCTCGGCCGCGCTTGGCGTGCGTATGCTAGGGTCATCTTCTACCAGACGGACATGTCCGACATCGTGGTCAGCCAGGGCTGGGACGCCTGGAACTACAAGGGCCAAGA GGGCTCGCTGACGATGGTGGAATCTGGATGCACGGGGAAGGGGTCCAACACAACAGGGCGGGTGCCATGGGAAAAGACGCTCAGCTCCCAGGAAATCGCCAACTTCGTCAATGTGTCATACGTCTCCGCCGATGGCTGGCTCGCCGCGCAGCCAAGATAG
- the LOC127302651 gene encoding microtubule-associated protein RP/EB family member 1C, with the protein MSVNNIGMMDGAYFVGRNEILSWINTTLQLGLAKVEEAAPGAVACQLMDAAHPGAVPMHKVNFDAKNEYDMIQNYKVLQDVFTKLKITKHIEVNKLIKGRPLDNLEFMQWLKRYCDSVNGGSMSSYNAIERRDSSKGGKETNRRTSVTSHAPPKSASATNKAQASSHGAKRANGHASNAPQRSAKPAPANTAGPAYDAQMTELKLLVDSAEKERDFYFSKLRDVEILCQSPEVEHLAIVKAIQKILYASEDDPSTLAEAQAEMVAQHNQQLQQQPMLSPILEASEAPSITPKDSSEESLMRQEAAAAHKRKSISDMEEFEMGSSSRLRLSDVSDVQLCGSPLMSFT; encoded by the exons ATGTCGGTGAACAACATCGGGATGATGGACGGCGCCTACTTTGTGGGGCGCAACGAGATCCTCTCCTGGATCAACACCACGCTGCAGCTCGGCCTCGCCAAGGTCGAGGAG GCGGCGCCGGGCGCGGTGGCGTGCCAGCTCATGGACGCGGCGCACCCGGGGGCGGTGCCCATGCACAAGGTCAATTTCGACGCCAAGAACGAGTACGACATGATCCAGAACTACAAGGTCCTCCAGGACGTCTTCACCAAGCTCAAGATCACCAAG CACATTGAAGTGAATAAGCTCATCAAAGGAAGGCCCCTAGACAACCTGGAGTTCATGCAATGGCTGAAAAGATACTGTGATTCTGTCAATGGAGGTTCCATGAGCAG CTACAATGCCATTGAGAGAAGAGACAGCAGCAAGGGTGGCAAAGAGACTAACAGAAGGACGTCAGTGACATCTCACGCGCCTCCCAAATCTGCATCTGCCACCAACAAAGCTCAGGCTTCGTCACATGGGGCTAAGAGGGCAAATGGACATGCTTCAAATGCTCCACAGCGAAGCGCAAAGCCAGCTCCAGCTAACACTGCAGGACCAGCTTATGATGCACAG ATGACCGAGCTGAAGCTCCTTGTTGATAGTGCTGAGAAAGAGAGAGATTTCTATTTCTCCAAGCTGCGGGATGTTGAGATCTTGTGCCAGAGCCCTGAGGTCGAGCACTTAGCA ATTGTGAAGGCTATTCAGAAGATACTGTATGCATCTGAGGACGACCCCTCGACTTTGGCGGAAGCACAGGCAGAGATGGTGGCGCAGCATAACCAGCAGCTGCAGCAGCAGCCAATGCTGAGCCCCATCCTGGAGGCATCAGAGGCCCCgagcatcacccccaaggactcgTCTGAGGAGAGCTTGATGAGACAGGAAGCAGCTGCGGCGCACAAGAGGAAGAGCATCTCTGACATGGAGGAGTTCGAGATGGGGTCTAGCTCCAGGCTGAGGCTCTCCGATGTCTCCGACGTGCAGCTGTGCGGTTCACCCCTGATGAGCTTCACCTGA